The Perognathus longimembris pacificus isolate PPM17 chromosome 3, ASM2315922v1, whole genome shotgun sequence nucleotide sequence GAGACCTGCAAGAGAAAAATCTGCACAGTTAATTCTCTTCCAGGTCTTTATTCAGTGTGAGTTTACAATGGCACTGATCCAGGCAATTCTTTATATAGTATGACATTTCCCCACCGGTATTTGTTCCTCTTTCTTGTTACTAGATCTCTCCCACCCACACCGTGGCACTTGGGATCCAACATACTGAGATTTACATAACTATTTTGGATTACATTCTCTCCCCCCAGCAAGAATATAGATTACAAGATGAAGGGATCTTTGTTTTATTCCAAGAGGGGAACAAACTTTTCTGAATATAAAGCAAATATtcaaactgaaaataaattaaatcttCCACTTCCTCAGAATATATAAATGATGTTTTACATAAACAAAATTACCTGTGTACAGGAAGAAAGTATAATTAGTAGAGGGCAGAAACTCAGAAtaacaatttctttttcattaaaagaaactaaattaagccaggcactggtggctcaggcctgtaatcctagctactcaggaggttgagatctgaggatcaccattcaaactcagcccaggcagaaaagtccaagagactcttatctccaaaaaactactcggaaaaagccagaagtggtgttcctcaagcactgtccttgagcacaaagaggctcagtgcccacatcctgagttcaagcttcagaactggcaaaaagaaaagaaaagaatctgaattCTAGCACCACTACTTGCCAGCTAACTTTTCCAGAGGCTGGTGTGACCATACTGGGACTCagtatcttcatcttcatcagcaGTAGGTGACTGTTAGAATTAAATTGGATGAATTATACAAAATCCTTATAGCGTTAGACAAAAATCCTATCTCATCGCCTTACACTCACACTTAACTTTAAATGTAAGCTTGTTTGTAAAACAATCCTTTCAGATACAATAGATGGAATTATATGtaaaagcacaaaaacaaaactactttAATAATGCTTAGTGACTGTAGGTAGAATCTCCTTAAATCCTAACATAAATCCATTTGCTGAAATGTTGACAGCACTTTGGTATTTTACAAATACTAAGAAAGTATTTCAAATTCAGCTCCCATAAGACATAAAAATTTCCCTGAAAGTATTCATTCATAACCAGTTTTCCGAGCAAGAGGACGTTAGTTCTGGTGGCCTTTCTAAGCAAGACCCAACTCTTGTTACAAAACTAAAGCCTCACATTTCTTATCAGTAGTATTTCAGAGACAAGAAACAGCTTTCACAGGTGTGAGTGTTCTAAGTGTACCTGTTTAAAATCTAAGTCATCTGCCCACAGAACTCTTTCCAGGATGACAGTGAAACCCAGACACATGGTTCCCACGGTTCATGCTGCACAGTCATGCATGACCTGTTATTGCTGAAATAGAGTCTTTATTTCTGAACATTCCAAAACAGCAGTGTACACAGTAACAAATAGTAAGTCATTCACCATAAGAAAGCATTCATTAGTGCAAATGGATTTTGTAAAAGGTCTATCAAAAagatttatttgctttaaaatgcATTCATTTCCAGAAGCATTGTTAATAAAACATTACAGTTTCATCCTTTGTAATAAAGTATTGAAAATCAATTGTGGTAGAGTAGCAAACATTGCCGGTATTAAGTGCAATGAGCTTGGGATGCCATTATAAATATGAAGTCCATGTACAACAATAAATTAACAGTGAAAAAAGACAAGACCATTTAACTCTGCTGTCTGGCTATATCTCCTTGTAATGCTTCAGAGTACATTGTGCTCATTCAACATAAAATTATGTCTCAAATTGTATGGTGTATTTTTGTTGATATATCcctagagctaaaaaaatagtaccttaccacaaaaatatttttatggcaCAAAATTTTCAGTTGTCCCATAGTGGCTCACAGAGGCATAAAAAGAAataggcacaaaaaaataaaattcctgtaaactataaaaaagtaaaattcaaagCATATGGTATAGAACCTAGTTGTATAAATGCAAagtacataattaaaaaaaaacccagaatgtAATGGAAAGATGTTTAGAACACGTAACTAAATTGGAcaggttacttaaaaaaaatcatatggcaAAGCATTATTGATACATCTCAATTCTTTCAAAAAGTATTCAGGTACAGAGTAGGTCTACAAAAACTTCCTAGATCTAAGTGTCACAATACTGCAACCACGGGTTTGAGAATGTTGCAGTACCTCGGGTAAATATTAAGTGCAATCATTAGTCTCTGGTGATTGGTCCATTGAAAAACAATGCAGGAAATGTGTTAAAATGCAACAGGGAAAGAATATCCCCACATCCACTGTTACCCAGCCAGCTAGGTAACACACCCTCATCGTCACTTCTTTCCTGCTCTTCCAGGGTGCATAAGACTGCTTCAGTAGCAGCCATCTCTCCAATTCCCGTCCCTCAATGTGCTGAGTGAAGATAGGGGCTTTGGAGGCTGCAGGAAACtaaaaagagatgaaaagagGAAAGAGTGTTAATATTCCTGTGAGTCTCATGTCTCACTCTGATCTCTTCTCCACCCAGCAAAGACATGCTCCTGGCACGGCCCAAAGTGTGCCTCGAGTTTCATGTTTCTGGGCTTTCAAAGAACATGCTGGCCTGCTGGAGCCTCAGTGATGGCACAGGGCCACGCGTGCTTCACATGCACAGCTTAATATGCAGCATCATGTATAAGGAGTTCAGAAGGAAAAAGATTAATGCAGTGGGGGAAAACATGgcaaaacaaataagtaaataaatggtgACTTCGTTGAATGTATATACCAAATGTCCATGCAGAAATTTTCGGTCTAATAATAAAAACTGTGTTATCATATTTgcaaagcatttttaaaagatagtaaCACACGGTGTTTGTGGACAAACCCTCTCATAGTCTGGCAGTAACAACCTTTCCTCCTTGGAGCTCTATGTGCTAGGATAAATGAAGAGGCCTCAATAACTGATAGACATCAAATTAGATGATTCGATTAGCCACAAACATGATACAGCTCTGAATTTGGTGAAGAGAACAAGACAAAATTTTATTGGCTAAACATCGAAACCAATGATTTCTGTCTGTATAGTAGAATTATGGGTCaggctttatttacttttctatttttcagtAGCTTCTGAATTTGTTTGTGACCTGAACAGTCATTGCTTTTAATCAGAAAAATCAAAACTATGGAaagatacataaagaaaaaaagtatgtatTCCGAAATTCCTTTCAAACTTCTACCTCggttcttctctcctccttcataTCCTAATTATCCCTTATAAGACCTCTGTCTTTACTATTTTCCCATCACCAGTCTCTCTTTCACTCACTGGTAAAAATTTGGTTTTCCCCACTATGAGACATTCTATGATACCCAGTTGGAGAGGCTACATTACAATCAGGGAAAATAATGCTTatcagaatgaactccaagaaatggaaacaagaggtttttttttaattatactatttgtggttcttttttttttcctttctttttaaaaattggtttattcctttttgtctgtttttttatttctgtaccttttgtcttgtatatacgtttatttgACTTGGAGAGGGGAAcgggaaacacagaaatgtaggacaaagggtaaactaattcaatagtggtactcactagacactatgttggcaatgaactatacaacttacggGGAAGGGAAGTCAAGAAGGGAAActttaggagaaaatgagggaggaggtgacactgttcaaaaagaaatgtgcttatcacttgatttatgtaactataacccctctccatatcacctttacaattaaaaaatatatatatcaggGGCTTGTCTAAAATGTGACTGCAAAGAACCTAAGATTttgaaggtaagaaaaaaaaagtacctaaaaGGACTACTGAACTTACCCTAGTAAAGGCTTATGTGAGTATCACTAAGATGGTTTTTCAAAACTGGGGGAGGGAGGTGCACATTTTCCACATTTGTTTGATATCCTACCCAGTACAGGGCATACAGTCTTGGCTTCAGGGATACACAGCAATGAACCCAAGAATCAATGACCCTCCACCTTCACAGCTTGCAATTTTGGACAGAGGAGTTACTGTGAGCAAAATCTTGACAGAGGCCAGGAATAAGCTATACACATAATTTCAGGAACAGAAGAATTACAAAGGCTTCATAAACTCAAGCAAAAGCGAACAGAAGAGTGTGCCAAGAATGAAGTGATGAGGGAGTAAGGGGGGAAagataaggaaaaagagaagggaactTAAGCAACACAGGACTTAAACCCATCACTTTCCCAAGAAAGGACTATACAAGTCAGGCCAGAAAGGACAGTGACCTGCATGACTTAAGTTTAACTAAGGTGACACTGAGCCAAAGGAATGTGAGGCTGGTTCCTGGAGCAGTTTTTGAACTGTCAAACTGCAGAGGAAGGCATGTAAACAAACTAAAGCCCCTCACCTTCTGACAGGTTGTGCAATTTTGCTCCGAGGCAGGTTACTCCCATTTATTGCCAGTGAAGGTCTGGGAAGGGCACTGCGGCCCATGATCCCCGAAGCTGCAGCTTTGTTTGGGGTTGGGATTCCTGTGTTGGAATACAACTGTACACCGTTGGATAGAGGCATATTACTACTGCTGCCTTGAACTGTTGGACTCACGTAGGCTGTGGCTTTAAGTGGTTGCCGGACAGACACTGGGAAATGTCCCACGCTGTGGACCCTGTGTTGAATCTGTCCTGGTGATGGaactaaaagagaaaatgatgctTATGTGAGTTATCACCCATCTTAGGAAAATATGCATGACATGCATAGGTCTCTATGTAAAAGTTCAGATTCCAGATACCACTCAGTAGGAGAAAATTCCTTGACAAGAGTCTCCAGTTCCATCAGTTTGCAGCACTGAGGAGTGCCTAACTGATGGCGACCCCTGAGCCACCTGGGAGTCAGGAGAAATAAAGCTGTGCAGTGAAAAATCCAACTGTAACCTGAAAGTTGCCCAAATCTAGTTAGCAGTCTCCTGTTGGCCTAAATATTTGCCAGTAATATAAACAAAGGATTAGTACCTAGTCTGTGCATGTATTCATACAATGAAAGTTTCACTGTACTTCTCATTGAAGTGTTCTTTAACTGTAAGTTACAGGAAATTTCTTGAAAACTGCAAGGAATCACTTTTTACTGTGACAACTTCCTGGAGAGAAGAATCGCTCAGAGAGAGATGAGCAGTGTCATGGAGCACAGCTCACCAACAGGAACAGGATGTGGCTACGAAATTATCACAGTAGCCCAGTGTTTCTTCAGTTAATTTTAGGCAGTTATGATTTAGTTCCTCATATTTGCATTTGTTTGCATTTATCCTGCCTGCAAATAGGGACCTGTATGATCTGTACGAGTGTGCATCAACTTTAATAAGTTTTAAACTTTTATAGTCGATTTATGCATACTTATGATAACAGATGATGAAAAGTAGTCTATTTTGTGCATTAGTGGCACATgtaacttttttcttaatttttccattattttttagtTACAAGGCTCCATCCATCCACATAGTTTTTAAGATTGTAGCCAATctcccaaagaaaagaaaaaaattgtccaTACATGGACTTGTACAGTTCAAATCTATACCAGTCAAGTATTTAGAAGCTAGTTCTAAGCATAGCCTTCTCCCTGTTGGTATACTGAATAATCTCTGGGTTCTCACAAACCCTTACTTACTTAGAAGCCACTGGGATTTTTTTTGACAGTTGCTCTGAGAATggtttgtaaaaacaaaacaaggggacAATTAGTAGTTGTTAACtatggaaaggaaaagacaaatttaTTACAAATATTCCTTAAATAATATCCATTATGAATTTTTAGGAGAATGTGAGAGGGTAATCAATGAAGAAATTAACGCacaaaaaaatcagtagcctgggctggggatatatggcctagtggcaagagtacttgcctcatatacatgaagccctgggttcaattccccagcaccacacatatagaaaacggccagaagtggcgctgtggctcaagtggcagagtgctagccttgagcaaaaagaagccaaggacagtgcttaggccctgagttcaagccccaagactagcaaaacaaaacaaacaaacaaaaaaaccagtagcctttctgtatgccaacaatgtacaagcagaaaaggaaatcatgaaaacaattccatttgcaatagcctcaaaatacaaaagaaaaacctTAGGAATTAACATAACCAAAGACATAAAAGATCTTTATAGTGAAAACTGTaaaaatcagaagaaagaaatcaaagaggccaccaagaaatggaaagactttccaTGTCCATGGATAgatagaatcaatattgtgaaaatggctttACTGTCAAAAATGACATACACAATCAATGCAACCCCCATCAAAATCCTTTAGTatgtttaagtaaaaaaaaaaaagaaatggcgtTATGACTAGAAATTATTAGAACATTAAAAGCTGCTGTACTTACTACAAGACTGTATTCTTGAAagtccattcccagccccatgcaggCTGGAGTCAAAACTCTGACTGTTCCGCACAGTGACAGGAGAGCTAATGCTGCTACTGGCTGTAGTCGTACTTGGCATCCGGGCTAGATTAGGCATACTTCTTCGGAGCTTATCTGGAGGAGAAAAACATTTCACTAGGTTAAAATTTCTTGACAATTGAAACActtgttttcaaaagaaaataaaacacacaattgTAGGCAAGGAAGGGAAACTAggggagagcaaaggaaggagtgatgtTGTcccaaaaagaaatctattcattAATAATAACATATTTTTTGTTACTGAGCaacttagaatttttatttattttctttttaaaaaatatgtgcatTATGAATAGGAGAACAGAATTAATCTACTACATTGTAAGCAGAATTCTAAGCAGAGGTAGACTGTTGTCAAAAGAAATAAGTGTCCTGTAAAGAGATCAAAGCTGGCTAATCAATTAGCTGGCTGATCCTACTCAGTAACTAGACAAAACTCTATCACATAAAGCTAGAATTAGAACACAAAAATAAAGTTTTgtgcttatttaaaataaaaaagtcaaaacTAAGAGAGACTaatgctgggcaccaatggctcaaccctgtaatcatagctactctgaaggctgagatctgaagattcaagCTTAAAGTCAGTCCacgcaggaaaatctatgagactcatctccaattagccaccaagagccagaagtagatctgtggctcaagtggtagcactagccatgagtgtaaaatgctaagggatagtgtccagacactgagttcaagcccaagtaccaagaccaaaataaatatataaataaaaataaaattataaagaagaGTCTAAACTAACACTGAATATTTTGCTAACACACCAAAATGAAACACATTAACAAATCGATGGATAGTTTATCCACTCATCACATCAACATGATGACATCAACTTCTGGAAAGTTTTAACTTTCATCAGTTTGCCAACAACTGTTTGCAAAATATATTGTATCTGTGAGTGGAGAGAgcaaactcactgaaagctgctAAAAAACAggcagcaggaagtagagctgtggctcaaagtggcagaacattagccttgagtgaaaaaggtcagagacagtgcccagacccagactgCAAGTCcaatgaccaccaacaacaacaaaaagcagcagTAGAATGAGGAAggtcaatctgattaaaatactCTGTATGTGTGATGTGTGAAACCCCTGTGCACAAGTGACAtataccaaaataaatgaatgagaggAATATTAAACAGGCCTTATCGTGGATGTGGGCACTAGTAGGAGAGGGACAAGAACAAGAGAGTTAATatggtcaaaaaaaaatttttttgtaaattgtggggtttgattgaactcagggcctgggcactgtccctgaggtcttttgtgaatggctagagttctaccactttgagccacaaagccatttctaggctagagttctaccactttgagtcacagaccatttctagtttttctggAGGAGATtatagtctcacagggacttatcTGCCCcgcctggcttcaaagcatgatccttagatctatctcagcctcctgagtagctgggattacaagcatgagccacaggtgcccagccaagtcaaaatattttatgtactgggaacaatgAAGACTGCAGAGACTGGTTTAGGAAGAGGATGAATGAGAGTGACAGAGATTgggagtctgatcaaggtacattgcatGACActagacatgtcaaaatgaaagccCCTTGCCCAATTAATTGATACTaaaaaaaatgtgaaggaaaataaaaagacccAGAGAATGCCCAGATTTCCTTCTTGTTAAGCACATCTTCTACCACCAAGAGGCACCAGAGAATCATACACAAATCTCAACATGCCAAGATTTGAAATCAGAAGTCAGACAAACTTTCCCCCCAGGCTGTTGTTTTCTTTAGTGCTACGTTTCCCCTGCttcaaataaaagaatatatcaTGTCAAGCAAGCTCAGAAAACAAATTGTATACTGGAATACTGAGCACAGACTggactcctttctttctccttttcacacAGTTTCTTCTACATTACATAGAACCCAGTTACAACAGTCACCACCTAGGATTCCAAATTCTTTCTCTTCTGCCCAGTGAATCTTTCCTTATCTTCTTAGATAAAAACCTCATTATTTGTCACCCACATTTTCACAACATCTTCTTCATTGGTCCTCCTGGTCCCTGTCTTGCTCCCCCAATCCCTCCTCCAAATAAGCACTTCCACTCTCCTAGAACACAAGCACTGTCTGCTAGCTGTGGATTAAATCGGTCCAACTCTACTCCACCCACACTCCTAAAAACCTCCAAGGCTCATACCAACCtactaataatttttattaatattttaagaattagCACAGTATCCCTCCAAGAAGTACAGCTTTTCTCTGCACTTCCTGGCTGACGTATCTGCCACTCACACATTTCCTGACCTGTGCTAGTTCTAGAGAAATAACACACAAATGCTGCCTCTGATTGTTCTATTTCTTGGTATTTTCCTCATTACGTCAATATTCCCTTATTCTCAGGGGTCCCATCCAAGGTCCTCATAGATGTTAGAAAACATGGGAAATACCAAAACATAaactcatttttttcatgtatgtgcATACCTATGACAGTTTCCTTCTAAGTTATGATGGGAAGAACTAAAAATTCCTTACAAAAGTTTATCATAATAAAAGTTATTCAAAACTCATGGATCATTTCTGAGATGTTTGCATGTAATACACTTAATCCTGATCACAGCAGGTAAAAAGTTATAGAAAACAAAGCctcagctggggggtggggggagggaagaatctACTATATTTCCTTTCCTTAATGTACCCTTCCTCCTTCACAATGCTGAAGTGAGTACCTACAGCCTCCCAcgtgctagcaagcactctaccagagcTCCATCCTGGGCTGTACTTGAGGTCTACCTTGAACAATCTTTATTCCCAAACTCCTCTTAAAGTCTCATACAGCAAACAATATATTGAACAAGTATCATACATTATGTAAAGAATATGTAGAAGTGAAGAATTAAGAAAGAACAGAACCTATATTTTAGAGCCTCTAGGCCACATAAGGCGTGAGAAACAATTTCATATATGACAGGAGATACAAATTCTTGGTTGTCTATGGCCTTCTCCCTATATTGGTATTTTTATGACCCtcaattgttttatatatatatacatatatatgtatatatacacatatacatatatataaatgacCCTTGGCCGAAAAAGGGTTACCCACTCCAGAATCTTCTGACATCACAAAAATTTATGTGGCAAGTCTCAGTCAGTAATCAGACTCTATTACTTTTACTATGTACTATTTAAGGCAACTAGGAAGGAAATGTATTAGTATCTGGGAGGAAATAATTATATTGCATTAATTAGAAAATTAAgtttctatatttttgttttctaactactacaaaaaattttaaatatatagaaatattggAAAGAATGCCATACCTATATGTTGTCTTCCTAGGTCTATCAGTTGATTTCATTTTGCCATATTTTTGTCGTAGTTAAACAAAATTGAAATTGTAGATGTTTGATTCTTTAACCATAACTATTACAGGGTTCTATAGAAAACTCTATAGGAgctgggcaccggtagctcatgcctataatcctagctactcaggaggctgagatctgaagatcatgattagcagccaattaaccactcaaaaaccagaagtgacactgtggctcaagtggtagagtgctagttttgagcacaaagaggctcagggactcttcccaggccctaagttcaagctccacaacaacaacaacaaaagggagggagggagggagggagagagggagggagggagggaaggaggaaggagaaaaaaggaaactcTAAAGGATCAGAACACTTCAGTAACATGGAAGCAAATTAACAACATTATAACCCAAACAcaaaattttccaagtcttttaagAGTTAAGTTTCTCCCCCTAAGCCACAAACCAGTCAAGGTTTACACATTACTGTAGGTTATATCTCTCATCTCTGGTAATCTAAAATGCAtcagtcttttaaaataatatttatttatttaactaccAAGCCAATTTCACAAAGCTTTAATCCTAACATATACTCCTAAAACTAAAGCCatctacatataaatattttgccACTATGCCTCTTGGAACTA carries:
- the Slain1 gene encoding SLAIN motif-containing protein 1 isoform X3, encoding MEAARRSLCFRLEQGLRQDYASTSASVSRHSSSVSLSSGKKSTCSDQEYDRYSLEDEEEFDHLPPPQPRLPRCSPFQRGIPHSQTFSSIRDCRRNPSSQYFPSNNYQQQQYYSPQTQTPDQQPNRTNGDKLRRSMPNLARMPSTTTASSSISSPVTVRNSQSFDSSLHGAGNGLSRIQSCIPSPGQIQHRVHSVGHFPVSVRQPLKATAYVSPTVQGSSSNMPLSNGVQLYSNTGIPTPNKAAASGIMGRSALPRPSLAINGSNLPRSKIAQPVRSFLQPPKPLSSLSTLRDGNWRDGCY